One genomic segment of Myxococcales bacterium includes these proteins:
- a CDS encoding serine/threonine protein kinase, translating to MGAAEVAPSYENRRRHAGAKLGRYQVGTRLGVGGSAAVYLGRLPGPMNFERLVAIKVVHDHLSEEKEFISQFLDEANLLVRLAHPNIVQVHELGREGDTLFLAMEYLHGQPLSKLISSLGRRSKRLEPGLVAWLGARTAEGLGFAHDLKDEQGQSLGLVHRDISPQNVFINYDGSVKLIDFGIARAAGRIAQTTLGRVKGKFSYMAPEQVLGKDFDHRVDLFALGATLYEAALGSRLFAGVDESATLHKLLFEAVPDPRSRVPGFPDELAEILKRALQTEPEERYQTAAELARDLDAFVKAAGIDDPQQLLADSMHGLFEQERGEQQKSIESLRSAGFETVTDRELPVEAGRSSGVISRPAPPQPQLWKYAALGFAIVLTTGVTVLAVRSNPTPAPGPAPSVAEPSNVSIEVTTQPEASATILVAGIAAQGKPARSSVQRGSAPVEVAVTAEGFERAVLTVIPDRDRGVVVPLKKIVEAPPTPPPSASAEKPAKPEGKAGPQAGTPIKKNDPLVTKYPFGK from the coding sequence GTGGGGGCAGCCGAAGTCGCACCAAGCTACGAGAATCGCCGCCGTCACGCGGGAGCGAAGCTCGGCCGTTATCAGGTCGGGACTCGGCTCGGTGTCGGCGGAAGCGCGGCGGTGTACCTGGGTCGGCTCCCCGGTCCGATGAACTTCGAGCGACTCGTCGCGATCAAGGTCGTGCACGACCACCTCTCGGAAGAGAAGGAGTTCATCAGCCAGTTCCTTGACGAGGCGAACCTGTTGGTGCGGCTTGCTCACCCCAACATCGTGCAGGTGCATGAGCTGGGTCGCGAGGGTGACACGCTGTTTCTCGCGATGGAGTACCTGCACGGGCAGCCGCTCTCGAAGTTGATCAGCTCACTCGGGCGGCGCTCCAAGCGTTTGGAGCCGGGGCTCGTGGCGTGGCTCGGCGCAAGAACGGCGGAGGGTCTGGGGTTCGCCCACGACCTCAAGGATGAACAGGGGCAGTCGCTTGGGCTCGTCCACCGCGACATCAGTCCGCAGAACGTGTTCATCAACTACGACGGGAGTGTGAAGCTGATCGATTTCGGCATCGCACGCGCCGCCGGTCGCATCGCTCAGACCACACTCGGGCGCGTCAAGGGCAAGTTCAGCTACATGGCGCCAGAGCAGGTGCTGGGCAAGGACTTCGACCATCGAGTCGATCTGTTTGCGTTGGGTGCCACGCTGTATGAGGCAGCGCTGGGATCCAGGTTGTTTGCGGGCGTCGATGAGTCCGCGACCTTGCACAAACTACTGTTCGAAGCGGTTCCGGATCCGCGCAGCCGTGTGCCGGGCTTCCCCGATGAGCTCGCGGAAATATTGAAGCGTGCGCTCCAGACCGAGCCGGAGGAGCGGTATCAGACCGCGGCAGAGCTGGCTCGGGACCTGGACGCCTTCGTGAAAGCCGCCGGGATCGACGACCCGCAGCAGTTGCTCGCGGACTCGATGCACGGTTTGTTCGAGCAGGAGCGGGGCGAACAACAAAAGTCGATCGAATCGCTGAGGAGTGCGGGCTTCGAGACCGTGACGGACCGAGAGCTTCCGGTCGAGGCGGGGCGTTCCAGTGGCGTGATCTCGCGTCCAGCGCCGCCTCAGCCCCAGCTCTGGAAGTATGCGGCGTTGGGGTTTGCCATTGTCCTGACCACTGGCGTGACGGTGCTCGCGGTGCGCAGCAATCCCACTCCGGCGCCTGGCCCGGCGCCGAGCGTCGCGGAGCCGAGCAACGTCAGCATCGAGGTCACGACCCAACCGGAGGCCAGCGCCACCATCCTGGTCGCTGGGATCGCCGCTCAGGGCAAGCCGGCACGCAGCAGCGTGCAGCGCGGTTCGGCCCCGGTCGAAGTGGCGGTGACCGCAGAAGGGTTCGAGCGGGCGGTGTTGACCGTGATCCCCGATCGCGACCGAGGGGTGGTGGTCCCGCTGAAGAAGATCGTCGAAGCCCCGCCGACCCCTCCGCCCAGCGCCAGCGCCGAAAAACCAGCGAAGCCAGAGGGCAAGGCCGGCCCCCAGGCGGGCACTCCGATCAAGAAGAACGACCCGCTGGTGACCAAGTATCCCTTCGGGAAATAG